Genomic segment of Agrobacterium larrymoorei:
AGTTCGGCCAGAACTTCGGCCTGATGTTCTCCAAGACGCGGGCTTGGACGTTCATAGCGCAACGGCGTTTCCGATAGCACAATGGGCGTGCGAACGCCCGGAATGACCGTGCCGTCCGCCGCTTCAAGATCGACGCGGAGGCCGCGTGCCTGTACCTGCGGATCGGCGAACATCTCTTCGATGGAGTTGATCGGCCCAGCAGGCACGGCATTGCCTTCGCAGGCGGTCAGCAGGTCGCGCTTCATCCATTTCAGCGTTTCGGTGGAAATGATCTGTCTCACCTCAAGCTTGTGCGCCACGCGCGCCTTGTTGGTGGCGAAACGCTCGTCATCGGCAATCGCTTCTATGCCAAGGATTTTGCACAGGCGGCGGAACTGCCCGTCATTGCCAATAGCAAGGATCAGAAAACCATCCGCCGTCGGTACCACTTCATAGGGAGAAATATTAGGATGCGCGTTGCCCAGTCGCACCGGAGCCTTGCCGGAAATCAGATAATTCATGTTCTGGTTCGCCAGAACCGCGGACTGCACGTCCAGCAACGCCATATCGATATGCTGGCCCTGACCCGTTCTCATGGCATGTATGAGCGCCGCCTGAATGGCGGTGACGGAATAGATGCCGGTAAAGATATCGGCCACCGCCACGCCCGCCTTCATCGGCTGACCGTCCGGTTCGCCGGTAATCGACATGAAGCCGGACATGCCCTGCACGATGTAATCGTAACCGGCAAAATCCGCGTAAGGCCCGGTTTGGCCGAAACCGGTGATGGAACAGTAGATCAGCTTCGGGTTCAGCGCTCGCAGGCTCTGGTAATCCAACCCGTATTTCTCCAGCCCGCCACGCTTGAAATTCTCGATCACCACGTCGGCAGTCTTGACCAGACGGCGAATGGTCTGGCGACCTTCCTCGGTTTTCAGATCGACCGTGATGGAGCGCTTGCCGCGATTGGTGGAGTGGTAATAGGCAGCGGAAAGATTATCGCCATCCCTGCTTTCCACGAAGGGAGGCCCCCAGGCGCGCGTATCGTCACCACCCTCCGGGCTCTCCACCTTGATGACATCGGCCCCCATATCGGCCAGCATCTGCCCCGCCCAAGGCCCGGCCAGAACACGCGCAAGCTCGATGACACGAATGCCCTTGAGAGGCGGCTGCTTTGATGAAGACGGTTCGACCATGAATTCCCTATGCTTTCATCTGGCCTTATAAACGGGCCGATGAATGCGCGCATGTGAAATTATCTCATGGGTTTATTCCGTTTGGGAAAAGTCGTGAAGAATACCGAGGCGTGCCTTCATACTCCTCCTTCATTCCTGTGCTTGTCACAGGAATCTAGCCAGCCCGGTCCTGGGCTGAAAGACTCTTCCCATCGCGCAGACGCACGATGACTGGATTCCTGTGACAAGGGCAGGAATGAGGGAGGTTAGAGCGATACTCTCCCCGCCCAATCCGCAAAATCCGCCGCCGGTTTTTCCCAGCCAATCTCGTTCAACGTCTCATGGCGCATGCCCGGATAAATCGTGTCTTTCACGTCGGTAAAACCCGCTTCACGAAGACGCCCGGCAAGCCAGCGAATTTCCTTGCCGTCATTCGTCGCGGCGTCCTCATCTCCGCTGACAAGCAGGATCGGCAAATTCTTCGGCAAACGACCCAAGAGTTTCGGCCCGCGATAGGACATTTCGAACACGTCCTGCCAGAGAGAAACGCTGGCCTCGAACTGGCATAGCGGATCGTTCACGTAAGCGTCCACCGCTTCCCTGTCATGGCTCAGCCAATCCGCCGTGGTGCGTTTTTCCGGCATCTTTCCGTTCCAGATGCGGAAGGTGGCCTTGGGCAGAATGCCGCTCGGCACGTCGGAGCCCTTCAGCATTTTTTCGATGCGCAGCACGGCCTGACCGATCCTGCCCATCACGCCGCAATTGAAGTTGGAATTCCAGATGGACAGCGCATCGAAGCGTTCGGGGTGGCTGACGGCGGTGTTGAGCGCGATGAGGCCGCCCATGGAGTGGCCGAAGAGGATGACGGGCAGGGCGGGGTGGCGTGTTGCGATGAGGTCGCGCATCGCCATCACGTCTTGGATGACCTTATAGAACCCGTCCTTCCAGGCGAAGCGGCCAATCGGCGCGTCGTCGGCCTTCGTGCGTCCATGGCCGCGATGGTCATGCGCATAAACCTCGAAGCCGTGATTTGCCATAAAATCCGCAAAACGGCGGTAGCGCCCGGCATGCTCAACCAACCCGTGGCAGATCAGCAGAGCGCCGCGTGCCTCCCCGCGTGCGGGCTCATGCCGGTAGGCCAGCGATGCGCCGGAGGGGCTTTCCAGCCGGTGGATTTCGCCAAACATCAGATCGTCGTTCATCGTCTCTCCCGGCAGCTAATTATAGGCTGAGAGGTTGCCCCACAGCCCCGTTTACCTTACATAGCGGCAAATTTCCCAATTCGCATTTTCCAATCCGACGTGGAGCATTCGCTACAATGGCACGCCAATTCATCTATCACATGTCCGGGCTGAACAAGTCCTATGGCGCGAAGAAGATTCTCGAGAACGTTAACCTCTCCTTCTACCCCGATGCCAAGATCGGTATTCTCGGCCCCAACGGCGCGGGTAAGTCCACCGTTCTGCGCATCATCGCCGGTCAGGACAAGGAATTCACCGGTGAAGCTTGGCTGGCCGAAGGTGCTACCGTTGGCTATCTGGAGCAGGAACCGCATCTGGACCCGGCCAAGACCGCCTTCGAAAACGTCATGGTTGGCGTTGCCGACAAGCAGGCCGTTCTCGACCGTTACAACGAACTGATGATGAACTATTCCGACGAGACCGCCGATGAAGGCGCGAAGCTCCAGGACATCATCGACAGCCAGAACCTCTGGGATCTGGAACAGCAGGTCGAAATGGCGATGGAAGCCCTGCGCTGCCCGCCGAAGGATGCGGACGTCACCGTTCTCTCCGGTGGTGAGCGCCGCCGCATCGCGCTGTGCCGTCTGCTTCTGTCGCAGCCGGACCTGCTGCTGCTCGACGAACCGACCAACCATCTCGACGCGGAAACCATCGCATGGCTTGAAAAGCACCTTCGCGATTACCCCGGCGCCGTGATGATGATTACCCACGACCGCTACTTCCTCGACAACGTGACCGGCTGGATTCTCGAGCTCGACCGCGGTCGCGGCATTCCTTACGAGGGCAACTATTCCGCATATCTGACCGCCAAGGCCAAGCGTATGCAGCAGGAAGCCCGCGAAGAAGCCGGTCGCCAGAAGTCGCTTTCGCGCGAACAGGAATGGATTGCCTCCAGCCCGAAGGCCCGTCAGGCCAAGTCGAAGGCCCGTATCAAGGCTTACGAACAGCTGGTAGATGCCGCAGAAAACATCCGTCCGGGCGATGCGCAGATTATCATTCCGGTGTCCGAGCGTCTGGGTCAGGTCGTCATCGAACTCGAAGGCATCAACAAGGGCTTCGAAGGCCGTACGCTGATCAACGATCTGTCGATCAAGCTGCCACCGGGCGGCATCGTCGGCATCATCGGCCCGAACGGTGCCGGTAAGTCCACTTTGTTCAAGATGATCACGGGTCAGGAAAAGCCGGATGCGGGCTCCATCCGCGTCGGTGAGACGGTTCACCTTGGCTATGTCGACCAGAGCCGCGATGCGCTGGATGCCGAAAAGACCGTGTGGGAAGAAATCTCCGGCGGCGCTGAAGTCATCAAGCTCGGCAAGTTCGACATGAACAGCCGCGCTTACTGCGGCGCGTTCAACTTCAAGGGCGGCGATCAGCAGCAGAAGGTCGGCAATCTCTCCGGTGGTCAGCGTAACCGCGTCCACTTGGCCAAGATGCTGAAGGCGGGCGGCAACGTTCTCCTCCTCGACGAACCGACCAACGACCTCGATACCGAAACGCTGGGTGCTCTGGAAAGCGCGCTCGAAGCCTTCGCCGGTTGCGCCATCATCATCAGCCACGATCGCATGTTCCTCGACCGTCTGGCCACCCACATCCTCGCCTTCGAAGGTGATGGCCATGTGGAATGGTTCGAAGGCAACTTCGAAGACTACGAACAGGACAAGATCCGCCGCCTCGGCCCGGATGCGCTGAACCCCGGCAGCCAGGCTTATAAGCGCCTGACGCGCTGATTGCTCGTAAAACAGGCATAATGCATAAAGCCGCCGCCCATATTTTGGGTGGCGGCTTTTTGTTTGTGCACTCTTTATTTGATTTTTACTTTTGATTATTATCAAATGGTGCGGCAAGTCGCCATTTATACTTGTTTTTCAGTATTCCTTAACATGATTGGCTCCTAATAATCACGCGCGGATGAGTTGCGCGCCGTGGGTGGCATGAGGTCACGCTGTAGGAGTGCCTCTATGAAACTCGTCGATATCCCCATCAGCAAAAGGCTGTGGGCTGCTGTCATTCTCCCCATGCTTGGCGCGGGTTATCTGTCTTATGTGCAGATTTCCGAGCGACTTAGCGATTATCACAACATGAATGAGGTCGTGGTCATCGGTGATCAGCTGAAAAAGCTGAGCGGCATTGCCCATGCGCTTCAGGTTGAGCGTGGATTGACTGCGGGCTTCATCGGCTCGAAGGGTACGAAGAATATTGGCGAACTCGCATCTGCGCGCAAAGACACGGATGGTGTGGTGGGTGGTTTTCCTGGAATTTCTGAAGTATTGATGAATGTAGCTGGAAATTCTTTTTCCGCGCGACAGTCATTGGCGAGAAAAAATCTGTCTGATGCTGTGAATATTCGTGCGTCTGTCGATGGTCTTTCTGCCACCGGAAGTGCTGCTTTCGCTGCCTACACCGCTGCGGTCGCGAGCATCATGTCCATTGCCGACGATCTGGCTGCCGAGACTGCCAACCCGGATATTTCCAGACGTATTGCTGCCTACGCCCAACTGATGCACGCCAAGGAAATTGCCGGGCAGGAACGTGGCCTCGCCAACGGTTTCATTGCCGCCAAGCACATGGATCAGGCGCGTTTTGCCGAGTTCGCTTCCATGGCTGGTGGGCAGCAGGTCTTGATCGATGCATCTCTTGCAGCGCAGGATTCCGAGCGCAAGAGGATCGCTGACGGGTTGCTCAACGAAGTTGCAAAGCCTGTCAGCGAATTCCGTTCAAAACTTCTGGCCAACGGCGAGAATGCGGATCTTAGTGGCTTGGATAGTGCGGCGTGGTTTGCCGCTGCAACGAAGCGCATCGAGGCGTTGAAGCAGATCGAAAACCAAACGCTGGACGATATCTCTGCTCTGGCGAAGAAGTATGCGGGTTCCGCCTTCGATAATCTCGTTCTGATGGCTGCCATTATTTTCCTTGGTGCGGGTTTGATGATCGCTTTCTCCAGTGTCATGGCCATGACGGTGGTGCGCCCCATCCGGCAGATGGTTGGTGCTATGGGGCGGCTTGCTGCGGGGCAGATCGACAGCGGAGAGATTTCGTCCGGCAGACGCGACGAAATCGGTGATATGGAACAGGCGGTCGAAGTTTTCCGGCAGTCCGCCATTCGCAACAGAGAGCTTGAAGCCGCCGAGGCTGGCAACCGCGAAAGGGCGGAACGGGAACGTGCAGAAATGCAGCGTGCTGCCGAGGAAGAGGCGGAGGCTCGGTTGGCGCAGGCAACCAGCACCTTTGCCGCCAGCATGAAGCGGCTGGCTGCTGGCGATATGCTGTGCGAACTGCACGAGCCTTTGTCTTCCCAGTTCGAAGCGTTGCGGCATGATTTTAACAGTTCGGTTCATCAGTTGCGCGAAACGCTTGCAAGCGTCGGCCAGTCCGTTTCAACAGTTACCGGTGGTTCGCAGGAAGTCTCATCTGCCTCTGACGATCTTTCCAGACGCACGGAGCAGCAGGCAGCTTCGCTGGAGGAAACGGCAGCCGCGTTGGAACAGATCACGGCCAATGTCGCATCGACTTCCAAACGTTCAGCGGAAGCCCGTGCAGTCGTGCGGGATGCCAGAGAGAAGGCGGGAAGCTCCGGTAACGTGGTACGCAATGCCGTCGCTGCCATGGGCAAGATCGAGGATTCCTCGAAACAGATCGGTCAGATCATTGGTGTTATCGATGAAATTGCATTTCAGACCAACCTGCTTGCCTTGAATGCAGGCGTAGAGGCTGCACGCGCTGGCGAGGCGGGTAAGGGGTTTGCCGTCGTCGCTCAGGAAGTAAGAGAACTGGCGCAACGTTCCGCCAA
This window contains:
- a CDS encoding methyl-accepting chemotaxis protein is translated as MKLVDIPISKRLWAAVILPMLGAGYLSYVQISERLSDYHNMNEVVVIGDQLKKLSGIAHALQVERGLTAGFIGSKGTKNIGELASARKDTDGVVGGFPGISEVLMNVAGNSFSARQSLARKNLSDAVNIRASVDGLSATGSAAFAAYTAAVASIMSIADDLAAETANPDISRRIAAYAQLMHAKEIAGQERGLANGFIAAKHMDQARFAEFASMAGGQQVLIDASLAAQDSERKRIADGLLNEVAKPVSEFRSKLLANGENADLSGLDSAAWFAAATKRIEALKQIENQTLDDISALAKKYAGSAFDNLVLMAAIIFLGAGLMIAFSSVMAMTVVRPIRQMVGAMGRLAAGQIDSGEISSGRRDEIGDMEQAVEVFRQSAIRNRELEAAEAGNRERAERERAEMQRAAEEEAEARLAQATSTFAASMKRLAAGDMLCELHEPLSSQFEALRHDFNSSVHQLRETLASVGQSVSTVTGGSQEVSSASDDLSRRTEQQAASLEETAAALEQITANVASTSKRSAEARAVVRDAREKAGSSGNVVRNAVAAMGKIEDSSKQIGQIIGVIDEIAFQTNLLALNAGVEAARAGEAGKGFAVVAQEVRELAQRSAKAAKEIKQLIGNSEIAVSEGVRLVSDTGSGLNEIAQLVQSVNAHMDAIATAAQEQSAGLAEVNTAVNHMDQATQQNAAMVEEMNAAGAALAQESAKLKGLLSHFQLGHASHQLRNTAETMRRAVVPEPATRPSSARATRAVPLSHGNAAVAISEDWTEF
- a CDS encoding CaiB/BaiF CoA transferase family protein; the protein is MVEPSSSKQPPLKGIRVIELARVLAGPWAGQMLADMGADVIKVESPEGGDDTRAWGPPFVESRDGDNLSAAYYHSTNRGKRSITVDLKTEEGRQTIRRLVKTADVVIENFKRGGLEKYGLDYQSLRALNPKLIYCSITGFGQTGPYADFAGYDYIVQGMSGFMSITGEPDGQPMKAGVAVADIFTGIYSVTAIQAALIHAMRTGQGQHIDMALLDVQSAVLANQNMNYLISGKAPVRLGNAHPNISPYEVVPTADGFLILAIGNDGQFRRLCKILGIEAIADDERFATNKARVAHKLEVRQIISTETLKWMKRDLLTACEGNAVPAGPINSIEEMFADPQVQARGLRVDLEAADGTVIPGVRTPIVLSETPLRYERPSPRLGEHQAEVLAELEDIERNIAP
- the ettA gene encoding energy-dependent translational throttle protein EttA encodes the protein MARQFIYHMSGLNKSYGAKKILENVNLSFYPDAKIGILGPNGAGKSTVLRIIAGQDKEFTGEAWLAEGATVGYLEQEPHLDPAKTAFENVMVGVADKQAVLDRYNELMMNYSDETADEGAKLQDIIDSQNLWDLEQQVEMAMEALRCPPKDADVTVLSGGERRRIALCRLLLSQPDLLLLDEPTNHLDAETIAWLEKHLRDYPGAVMMITHDRYFLDNVTGWILELDRGRGIPYEGNYSAYLTAKAKRMQQEAREEAGRQKSLSREQEWIASSPKARQAKSKARIKAYEQLVDAAENIRPGDAQIIIPVSERLGQVVIELEGINKGFEGRTLINDLSIKLPPGGIVGIIGPNGAGKSTLFKMITGQEKPDAGSIRVGETVHLGYVDQSRDALDAEKTVWEEISGGAEVIKLGKFDMNSRAYCGAFNFKGGDQQQKVGNLSGGQRNRVHLAKMLKAGGNVLLLDEPTNDLDTETLGALESALEAFAGCAIIISHDRMFLDRLATHILAFEGDGHVEWFEGNFEDYEQDKIRRLGPDALNPGSQAYKRLTR
- a CDS encoding alpha/beta hydrolase; the encoded protein is MNDDLMFGEIHRLESPSGASLAYRHEPARGEARGALLICHGLVEHAGRYRRFADFMANHGFEVYAHDHRGHGRTKADDAPIGRFAWKDGFYKVIQDVMAMRDLIATRHPALPVILFGHSMGGLIALNTAVSHPERFDALSIWNSNFNCGVMGRIGQAVLRIEKMLKGSDVPSGILPKATFRIWNGKMPEKRTTADWLSHDREAVDAYVNDPLCQFEASVSLWQDVFEMSYRGPKLLGRLPKNLPILLVSGDEDAATNDGKEIRWLAGRLREAGFTDVKDTIYPGMRHETLNEIGWEKPAADFADWAGRVSL